From Microbacterium sp. YJN-G, a single genomic window includes:
- the cmtR gene encoding Cd(II)/Pb(II)-sensing metalloregulatory transcriptional regulator CmtR, whose translation MLTIASRLDVMNRLGRAMADPTRSRILMSLLEGPSYPAVLSRELELSRSNVSNHLTCLRDCGIVVAEPQGRQTRYEIADPHLTAALTALVDVTLAVDESAPCVDQACRVPGCCGAGAGAIA comes from the coding sequence GTGCTGACCATTGCTTCCCGCCTCGACGTGATGAACCGACTCGGTCGTGCCATGGCAGACCCGACGCGCTCGCGGATCCTGATGTCACTGCTCGAGGGGCCGAGCTACCCCGCGGTCCTGTCGCGTGAGCTCGAGCTGTCACGCTCCAACGTCTCGAACCACCTCACCTGCCTGCGCGACTGCGGCATCGTCGTCGCCGAACCGCAGGGGCGCCAGACGCGCTACGAGATCGCAGACCCCCACCTCACCGCGGCGCTGACCGCACTGGTCGACGTCACACTGGCCGTCGATGAGAGCGCCCCGTGCGTCGACCAGGCGTGCAGGGTGCCCGGATGCTGTGGAGCCGGAGCCGGAGCAATTGCATGA
- a CDS encoding arsenic resistance protein gives MARGVEWMERHQVALYLLALIAGAATALLFPAAARPAGAAVTPVLGLLLYVTFLGVPFGRLRRAFRDWRFLATLLGVNFIVVPVVVLALSRIVAHDQVLLVGVFLVLLTPCVDYVIVFTGLAGGARDRLLAATPMLMLAQILLLPLCLWLFTGDAFVQTLDLRPFVEAFVLLIVLPLATAGLTQLAAARTRSGRAIAGAGTAAMVPLMMLTLAVVVASQIVGVRQQIASLLLTIPVYVLFAAVMIPVGLLAGSLMRLEVPARRAVVFSGTTRNSLVVLPLALTLPPAFDLVPLVVVTQTLIELVVMVICIRLVPRIIPESAPRR, from the coding sequence ATGGCTCGGGGCGTGGAGTGGATGGAACGACACCAGGTCGCCCTGTACCTGCTCGCCCTGATCGCGGGCGCCGCGACAGCGCTGCTCTTCCCTGCCGCGGCCCGTCCGGCAGGGGCGGCGGTCACTCCCGTGCTCGGGCTGCTGCTCTACGTCACTTTCCTCGGCGTGCCGTTCGGCCGGCTCCGGAGGGCCTTCCGCGACTGGCGCTTCCTCGCGACGCTCCTCGGGGTGAACTTCATCGTCGTCCCGGTGGTGGTGCTCGCGTTGTCACGCATCGTGGCGCACGATCAGGTGCTGCTCGTCGGTGTGTTCCTCGTGCTGCTGACCCCGTGCGTCGACTACGTCATCGTTTTCACCGGTCTGGCCGGCGGGGCGCGAGACCGGCTTCTCGCGGCCACGCCGATGCTCATGCTCGCCCAGATCCTGCTCCTTCCGCTGTGCCTGTGGCTGTTCACGGGTGACGCGTTCGTGCAGACGCTCGATCTGCGGCCGTTCGTGGAGGCGTTCGTGCTGCTGATCGTCCTGCCACTCGCTACTGCCGGCCTGACTCAGCTCGCGGCCGCGCGGACGCGTTCGGGGCGAGCGATCGCCGGGGCGGGAACGGCGGCGATGGTGCCGCTCATGATGCTCACCCTCGCAGTCGTCGTCGCGTCGCAGATCGTCGGCGTCAGGCAGCAGATCGCGAGCCTGCTGCTCACGATCCCCGTCTACGTGCTCTTCGCAGCGGTCATGATCCCGGTGGGCCTGCTCGCGGGCTCGCTGATGCGGCTGGAAGTTCCCGCGAGGCGAGCGGTCGTCTTCAGCGGCACGACCCGCAACTCACTCGTCGTGCTGCCGCTGGCCCTCACCCTGCCGCCGGCCTTCGATCTGGTTCCACTCGTCGTCGTCACTCAGACGCTCATCGAGCTCGTGGTCATGGTGATCTGCATCCGGCTCGTTCCCCGGATCATTCCGGAGAGCGCGCCGCGCCGCTGA
- a CDS encoding DUF2207 family protein, producing MRPLPPLARPHTFSGMSVPRRVFAVIAVVLGMLAAVLLPAPAASADVDDFSYSSWESRYELSLDDKGRAVAHVTETLVAEFPDFDQNKGIIRGYPQRYEGAGLSVEIVSVTDAEGRPVPFETETEDGELLVLTGDDDYVHGSNTYVIESTMRDVMIHGTETGNDEFYWNLLPLSSSQDIGRFRAEIVVSPELADALTGDVACYSGQAGASDACELSGPRAVDGGQAFTVESGARAAGDGVTVAIGFAAGTVTQPPSRLPDPVADYAPGIVGLGAIAVSSGAWASVVAFVRRRRRATGIVVAQFDVPADMPPVIAAALLPKAPNPMPAQMVHLAVQGAVRLEEGPGGDRPALRLLDASRAQHPLDRETLATLFRRDETVRRIPRSSTKFAKRMEKLVAAGRAEAAERGWTGRERSRAAAWFAWAAVGLLVVAVVLLGWSASKDRELLAPSFLVVLLAAIVVVLTAIVAFSRHRVLTRAGAERYEYLQGVAEFIRVAEADRLRMLQSYTGAERRSDGTVDVVHLYEKLLPYAMLLGEEKSWTAVLDTAYSASGGSPSWIDTAAGVSIGSNLARYSSSMNTATTYTPPSSSSGGSTGGGFSGGGGGGGSSGGR from the coding sequence ATGCGACCTCTTCCCCCGCTCGCCCGGCCGCACACCTTCTCCGGCATGTCCGTGCCCAGACGCGTGTTCGCCGTCATCGCGGTGGTGCTCGGGATGCTGGCCGCGGTGCTGTTGCCGGCGCCTGCGGCATCCGCCGACGTGGATGACTTCTCCTACTCATCGTGGGAGTCGCGGTACGAACTCTCCCTCGATGACAAGGGGCGGGCGGTCGCGCACGTCACCGAGACGCTGGTGGCCGAGTTTCCCGATTTCGATCAGAACAAGGGCATCATCCGCGGGTATCCGCAGCGGTACGAGGGCGCGGGGCTGAGCGTCGAGATCGTCTCGGTGACGGATGCCGAGGGCCGGCCCGTGCCGTTCGAGACCGAGACGGAGGACGGCGAGCTGCTCGTCCTCACCGGCGACGACGACTACGTACACGGCTCGAACACCTACGTGATCGAGTCCACGATGCGCGACGTCATGATCCACGGCACCGAGACCGGCAACGACGAGTTCTACTGGAACCTGCTGCCGCTGAGCAGCAGCCAGGACATCGGCCGCTTCCGTGCCGAGATCGTCGTCTCCCCCGAGCTCGCGGACGCGCTCACCGGTGACGTCGCCTGCTACAGCGGGCAGGCCGGTGCATCGGACGCGTGCGAGCTCAGCGGGCCGCGCGCCGTGGACGGCGGGCAGGCGTTCACCGTGGAGTCTGGTGCACGCGCGGCAGGCGACGGCGTGACCGTCGCGATCGGGTTCGCCGCCGGCACCGTGACGCAGCCGCCCTCGCGGCTGCCCGACCCGGTCGCCGATTACGCACCGGGAATCGTCGGGCTCGGTGCGATCGCGGTCTCGAGCGGGGCGTGGGCATCGGTCGTGGCGTTCGTGCGCCGGCGTCGCCGCGCGACCGGCATCGTCGTCGCGCAGTTCGACGTCCCCGCCGACATGCCGCCGGTGATCGCCGCCGCGCTGCTGCCGAAGGCACCGAACCCGATGCCGGCGCAGATGGTGCATCTGGCCGTGCAGGGCGCGGTGCGCCTGGAGGAGGGGCCGGGCGGCGACCGCCCGGCGCTGCGCCTGCTCGACGCGTCCCGGGCGCAGCATCCGCTCGACCGCGAGACCCTCGCGACCCTGTTCCGGCGGGACGAGACAGTGCGGCGCATCCCCCGGTCGAGCACGAAGTTCGCCAAGCGGATGGAGAAGCTCGTCGCGGCGGGCCGGGCCGAAGCCGCGGAGCGCGGCTGGACAGGCCGCGAGCGCAGCCGCGCGGCGGCCTGGTTCGCCTGGGCGGCGGTCGGGCTGCTCGTGGTGGCAGTCGTGCTGCTGGGATGGTCGGCATCCAAGGACCGCGAACTGCTCGCACCGTCGTTCCTTGTCGTCCTGCTCGCGGCGATCGTCGTCGTGCTGACCGCGATCGTCGCCTTCAGCCGGCACCGCGTGCTCACCCGCGCGGGCGCGGAGCGCTACGAGTACCTGCAGGGCGTGGCGGAATTCATCCGGGTCGCCGAGGCCGATCGACTGCGGATGCTGCAGTCGTATACCGGGGCCGAGCGGCGCAGCGACGGCACCGTCGACGTCGTGCACCTGTACGAGAAGCTGCTGCCGTACGCGATGCTGCTGGGTGAGGAGAAGAGCTGGACGGCCGTGCTCGACACCGCCTACTCGGCATCCGGCGGCTCTCCGTCGTGGATCGACACAGCCGCGGGCGTCTCGATCGGCTCGAACCTGGCGCGCTATTCGAGCTCGATGAACACGGCGACCACCTACACCCCGCCGTCGAGCTCGTCCGGCGGCTCCACCGGCGGCGGGTTCTCCGGCGGCGGAGGCGGAGGCGGATCCTCCGGCGGCCGCTGA
- a CDS encoding DUF2520 domain-containing protein, translated as MNRDGRLGIGIIGAGRVGPVVGAALAGAGHAVTGITSGSDDDRAAAVLPGAPVLDALEVVRRSELVIIAVPHDELPGLIAGIAEVGGWQMGQLVLHTDAAYGIEVLRPAAERGAIPLAVHPAIAFTGTTIDLRQLQAAFAAVTAPAAVLPIAQALAVEMGCEPVVIAEQDRAAYGEAIATASEFSRSIVGQATSLLRGVGVENPGGYLSALVSSTVEQALREASGPADPPLPLI; from the coding sequence ATGAACCGCGACGGACGTCTCGGCATCGGCATCATCGGTGCCGGCCGGGTGGGCCCGGTGGTCGGCGCCGCGCTCGCCGGAGCCGGCCATGCCGTCACCGGCATCACCTCGGGATCGGATGACGACAGGGCGGCCGCCGTGCTGCCCGGGGCGCCCGTGCTGGATGCGCTGGAGGTCGTCCGGCGCAGCGAGCTGGTGATCATCGCGGTGCCGCATGACGAGCTGCCGGGCCTGATCGCCGGCATCGCCGAGGTCGGCGGCTGGCAGATGGGCCAGCTCGTGCTGCACACGGATGCTGCCTACGGCATCGAGGTGCTCCGCCCGGCCGCCGAACGCGGAGCCATCCCGCTGGCTGTGCATCCGGCCATCGCCTTCACCGGGACCACGATCGACCTGCGACAGCTGCAGGCCGCGTTCGCCGCGGTCACCGCTCCCGCCGCCGTGCTGCCGATCGCGCAGGCGCTCGCCGTGGAGATGGGATGTGAGCCGGTGGTGATCGCCGAGCAGGATCGCGCCGCGTACGGCGAGGCCATCGCCACGGCATCCGAGTTCTCGCGCTCCATCGTCGGCCAGGCGACCTCGCTGCTGCGCGGGGTCGGCGTCGAGAACCCCGGCGGCTACCTGTCGGCGCTGGTGTCGTCGACGGTCGAGCAGGCGCTGCGCGAAGCATCCGGCCCCGCCGATCCGCCGCTCCCGCTGATCTGA
- a CDS encoding cation diffusion facilitator family transporter produces the protein MSASLTTARRAGLHRRVRFIVGFTITYNVLEAVIALWAGCLASSAALIGFGLDSVVEVLSAAAVAWQFSRKDPERWERATVRLVGIAFFALAAYVTVDAVLSLIRMEGPEHSPLGLGITALSLIIMPLLAWFEVRVGRELNSKSVIADAKQLILCVYLSGAVFVGLALNSLFGWWWADSAAALVVAVLAVREGIEAWRGDVESPFEVLEDLERESDSEEKIR, from the coding sequence ATGAGCGCCTCCCTGACGACCGCGCGACGCGCGGGCCTGCACCGGCGGGTGCGTTTCATCGTCGGGTTCACGATCACGTACAACGTCCTCGAGGCTGTCATCGCGCTGTGGGCCGGCTGCCTGGCATCGTCCGCGGCGCTGATCGGGTTCGGACTCGACTCCGTCGTCGAGGTGCTCTCGGCGGCCGCGGTCGCCTGGCAGTTCAGTCGCAAGGATCCCGAGCGGTGGGAGAGAGCCACGGTGCGGCTGGTCGGCATCGCCTTCTTCGCGCTCGCCGCGTACGTGACGGTCGACGCCGTGCTGAGCCTCATCCGGATGGAGGGCCCGGAACACAGCCCGCTCGGCCTGGGAATCACCGCGCTGAGCCTGATCATCATGCCGCTGCTCGCCTGGTTCGAAGTGCGGGTCGGACGGGAGCTGAACTCGAAGAGCGTGATCGCCGACGCCAAGCAGCTCATCCTCTGCGTCTATCTCTCGGGTGCGGTGTTCGTCGGCCTGGCGCTCAACAGCCTGTTCGGCTGGTGGTGGGCCGACTCCGCTGCGGCACTCGTCGTGGCGGTGCTCGCCGTGCGGGAGGGCATCGAGGCGTGGCGCGGCGACGTGGAGTCGCCGTTCGAGGTGCTCGAAGATCTCGAGCGTGAGTCTGACAGCGAGGAGAAGATCCGATGA
- the lysS gene encoding lysine--tRNA ligase, which yields MTDAPAPTPVTDDEAEDVFEQKAVRLAKREKLIANRADAGGGAFPVGVPVTHGIPALRETYGDLEPGAETGEVVGIAGRVVFSRNTGKLCFATLQAGDGSRIQAMISLANVGDESLASWKELVDLGDHVFVHGEVISSRRGELSVMADDWAIASKAILPLPNVYGDLNEETRVRSRFLDLIVRDQARTTVRARATVNASLRSTFTDHEYLEVETPMLQVQHGGASARPFITHSNAFDTELYLRIAPELYLKRAVVGGIERVFEINRNFRNEGADSTHSPEFAMLEAYQAYGDYNQMAALTQELVQNAAVAVAGSTTVTWADGTEYDLGGEWDRVSMYDSLSEASGRTVTPQDSVEELIAFAEANNVEVPPHPTHGKLVEELWEHFVKGGLERPTFVMDFPVDTSPLVREHRSIDGVVEKWDLYVRGFELATGYSELVDPVIQRERFIEQAKLAAGGDLEAMRVDEEFLRALEHGMPPSGGMGMGIDRLLMAITGLGIRETILFPLVK from the coding sequence ATGACTGACGCGCCCGCGCCGACCCCCGTGACCGATGACGAGGCGGAGGACGTCTTCGAGCAGAAGGCGGTCCGTCTGGCCAAGCGCGAGAAGCTCATCGCGAACCGCGCGGATGCCGGTGGCGGGGCGTTCCCCGTCGGCGTGCCCGTGACCCACGGCATCCCGGCCCTGCGTGAGACGTACGGCGACCTCGAGCCCGGCGCCGAGACCGGCGAGGTGGTCGGCATCGCCGGCCGAGTCGTGTTCAGCCGCAACACCGGCAAGCTCTGCTTCGCCACGCTGCAGGCCGGCGACGGCTCGCGCATCCAGGCGATGATCTCGCTCGCGAACGTCGGCGACGAGTCGCTGGCGTCGTGGAAGGAGCTCGTCGACCTCGGCGACCACGTCTTCGTGCACGGCGAGGTGATCTCCAGCCGCCGCGGCGAGCTGTCGGTCATGGCCGACGACTGGGCGATCGCCTCGAAGGCGATCCTTCCGCTGCCGAACGTGTACGGCGACCTGAACGAGGAGACCCGGGTGCGCAGCCGGTTCCTCGACCTGATCGTGCGCGACCAGGCCCGCACCACCGTGCGCGCCCGCGCCACTGTGAACGCCAGCCTGCGGTCGACCTTCACGGACCACGAGTACCTCGAGGTCGAGACCCCGATGCTGCAGGTGCAGCACGGCGGGGCATCGGCGCGCCCGTTCATCACCCACTCCAACGCCTTCGACACCGAGCTCTACCTGCGCATCGCTCCCGAGCTGTACCTCAAGCGCGCCGTCGTCGGCGGCATCGAGCGGGTCTTCGAGATCAACCGCAACTTCCGCAACGAGGGCGCCGACTCGACGCACAGCCCCGAGTTCGCGATGCTCGAGGCATACCAGGCCTACGGCGACTACAACCAGATGGCCGCGCTCACGCAGGAGCTCGTGCAGAACGCCGCGGTGGCGGTCGCCGGCTCCACCACGGTCACGTGGGCGGACGGCACCGAGTACGACCTCGGCGGCGAGTGGGACCGCGTCTCGATGTACGACTCGCTGTCGGAGGCATCCGGCCGCACGGTCACCCCGCAGGATTCGGTCGAGGAGCTCATCGCCTTCGCCGAGGCCAACAACGTCGAGGTGCCGCCGCACCCGACGCACGGCAAGCTCGTCGAAGAGCTGTGGGAGCACTTCGTCAAGGGCGGCCTGGAGCGCCCGACGTTCGTGATGGACTTCCCCGTCGACACCTCCCCCCTGGTGCGCGAGCACCGCTCCATCGACGGCGTCGTGGAGAAGTGGGACCTGTACGTGCGCGGCTTCGAGCTGGCCACCGGGTACTCCGAGCTGGTCGACCCGGTCATCCAGCGCGAGCGCTTCATCGAGCAGGCCAAGCTCGCCGCCGGCGGCGACCTCGAAGCCATGCGGGTGGACGAGGAGTTCCTGCGCGCCCTCGAGCACGGCATGCCGCCGTCGGGTGGCATGGGCATGGGGATCGACCGTCTGCTGATGGCCATCACCGGGCTCGGCATCCGCGAGACCATCCTCTTCCCGCTGGTCAAGTAG
- a CDS encoding PH domain-containing protein: MSTPDGPVTPSDWRAPQPPIAGQHTAPPAPVPLPPEGGASSLADGEWHRMHPLTPLFKGGLALIVVAGIVISNMRDRVIAWLVSVFAPGEARFSDFNGGDPVDWVLANNMLLGALLGLLVLVIVLVGAFWFVWRFQQFRITGDHVEVRKGIIFRSHRRAPLDRVQSVNLTRPFPARLIGLAKLEVVGAGNDANVPLEYLATSRAESVRADILRLASGARAAREQARTGIPAAAGGISPLVGTVNAGVSDLISGVDLADVVPESVVKIPAGRLVGSQLIHAVAWLLFFGIIIGAAMIAALISAVRGEDIEIGLVSLGAGLGVGIPLVLTFIAVTWAQISKSLRYAIAPTPDGVRITYGLLTTVTETLPPGRIFAVEVSQSLLWRPFGWWTIKINRMSGKSASQQSGSAQQFNVVLPVGKREDVERVLALILPDAPQADIPLVWEHGILGPVEGDPYRTIPLRAWWRRPLSWRRHGYALTEFGVLLRRGMLWRKLAVFPLARLQGVSISQGPIDRLQRVADGQVHSVTGPISGVLAGLERDDAIALVEGVSRAAVLAASRDHTHRWGEHAPGVVNAAAGVVPPAPPVVPPAPPAPPAPRPE, encoded by the coding sequence GTGAGCACGCCGGACGGCCCTGTGACCCCTTCGGACTGGCGAGCGCCCCAGCCTCCGATCGCGGGACAGCACACCGCGCCACCGGCACCGGTTCCTCTGCCGCCCGAGGGCGGCGCCTCGTCGCTCGCCGACGGCGAGTGGCACCGGATGCACCCCCTGACCCCGCTGTTCAAGGGCGGGCTGGCGCTGATCGTCGTCGCCGGAATCGTGATCTCGAACATGCGCGATCGGGTCATCGCCTGGCTGGTCAGCGTCTTCGCGCCCGGTGAGGCGCGCTTTTCGGACTTCAATGGCGGCGACCCGGTCGACTGGGTGCTGGCGAACAACATGCTCCTGGGCGCGCTGCTCGGTCTGCTCGTGCTGGTGATCGTGCTCGTCGGCGCGTTCTGGTTCGTGTGGCGGTTCCAGCAGTTCCGCATCACCGGCGACCACGTCGAGGTGCGCAAGGGCATCATCTTCCGCTCGCACCGTCGGGCGCCGCTCGACCGCGTGCAGAGCGTCAACCTCACCCGTCCGTTCCCGGCACGGCTGATCGGCCTGGCCAAGCTCGAGGTCGTCGGCGCCGGCAACGACGCCAACGTGCCGCTCGAATACCTCGCCACGAGCCGTGCGGAGTCGGTGCGTGCCGACATCCTGCGGCTCGCGTCCGGCGCGCGGGCCGCCCGCGAGCAGGCCCGCACCGGCATCCCGGCGGCTGCCGGCGGGATCTCCCCGCTGGTCGGCACCGTCAACGCCGGCGTCTCCGACCTCATCAGCGGTGTCGACCTCGCCGATGTGGTCCCCGAGAGCGTCGTGAAGATCCCCGCCGGGCGCCTGGTGGGCTCGCAGCTGATCCACGCCGTGGCGTGGCTGCTGTTCTTCGGGATCATCATCGGCGCGGCCATGATCGCCGCCCTCATCAGCGCGGTGCGCGGTGAGGACATCGAGATCGGACTCGTCTCACTGGGCGCGGGGCTGGGCGTCGGCATCCCGCTCGTGCTGACCTTCATCGCGGTGACCTGGGCGCAGATCTCCAAGTCGCTGCGGTACGCCATCGCGCCGACGCCCGACGGCGTGCGGATCACCTACGGTCTGCTCACCACCGTCACCGAGACCCTGCCGCCCGGTCGCATCTTCGCCGTCGAGGTGTCGCAGTCGCTGCTGTGGCGGCCGTTCGGCTGGTGGACGATCAAGATCAACCGGATGAGCGGCAAGAGCGCGTCGCAGCAGTCCGGCAGCGCCCAGCAGTTCAACGTCGTGCTGCCGGTCGGCAAGCGCGAGGACGTCGAGCGCGTGCTCGCGCTGATCCTGCCGGATGCGCCACAGGCCGACATCCCGCTGGTGTGGGAGCACGGCATCCTCGGCCCGGTCGAGGGCGACCCGTACCGCACCATCCCGCTGCGCGCCTGGTGGCGCCGCCCGCTGTCGTGGCGGCGCCACGGCTATGCACTCACCGAGTTCGGGGTGCTGCTGCGCCGCGGGATGCTGTGGCGCAAGCTGGCCGTCTTCCCGCTCGCGCGCCTGCAGGGCGTCTCGATCTCGCAGGGGCCGATCGACCGGCTGCAGCGCGTCGCCGACGGGCAGGTGCACTCGGTGACCGGCCCGATCTCCGGCGTGCTCGCGGGCCTCGAGCGCGACGACGCGATCGCGCTGGTCGAGGGCGTCAGCCGAGCGGCAGTGCTCGCCGCTTCGCGCGACCACACGCACCGCTGGGGCGAGCATGCGCCGGGTGTCGTGAATGCTGCTGCTGGTGTCGTGCCTCCTGCGCCGCCTGTCGTTCCGCCGGCGCCTCCTGCACCGCCCGCGCCGCGGCCGGAGTGA
- a CDS encoding MarP family serine protease has protein sequence MVDLLIAVLLIAAVGIGLSVGFFAAVGALCGLVAGGLAAPWVLPWVARILPESEWRGLLVAGSAVLLLLVGASIGSAIGRLLRHGADRLRLRVVERILGGLATLIAGTLAIAMTGAAVASAGIPVVSSTVASSVVLRAIDQYTPPPLAEAAARLHALVLGDSVLPAIDGLLGPGDLDAAPDASPIDLDSPQLRAASASIARISGVAHQCSTIPTGTGFVIAEDRILTNAHVVAGVAAPVVELPGQPARDGRVVYFDPVDDIAVIAANVSAKPLPLADGIGAGEGGAVIGYPFGGPLRSVPAGVISTFTAPIDDIHGTSAAPRGIHALRSDVNPGNSGGPLLTQDGGVAGMVFAKDDAREGIGYAMTNAELAPVISGLGAAQDSVPTGACIR, from the coding sequence TTGGTCGATCTGCTGATCGCGGTGCTCCTGATCGCCGCGGTCGGAATCGGCCTGAGCGTGGGCTTCTTCGCCGCCGTCGGCGCACTGTGCGGACTCGTCGCCGGCGGCCTCGCCGCCCCGTGGGTGCTGCCCTGGGTGGCCAGGATCCTGCCGGAGAGCGAGTGGCGCGGGCTGCTGGTGGCCGGCAGCGCGGTGCTGCTGCTGCTCGTCGGAGCGAGCATCGGATCGGCGATCGGCCGACTGCTGCGGCACGGCGCCGACAGGCTGCGGCTGCGCGTGGTGGAGCGGATACTCGGCGGGCTGGCGACCCTGATCGCCGGAACGCTGGCGATCGCCATGACGGGCGCAGCCGTCGCCTCGGCCGGCATCCCGGTGGTGTCGAGCACCGTCGCATCCTCCGTGGTGCTGCGCGCGATCGACCAGTACACGCCCCCTCCGCTCGCGGAAGCGGCCGCGCGCCTGCACGCCCTCGTGCTCGGTGATTCGGTGCTGCCCGCCATCGACGGGCTGCTCGGCCCGGGTGATCTCGACGCCGCCCCCGACGCGAGCCCGATCGACCTCGATTCGCCGCAGCTGAGAGCCGCGAGCGCGTCGATCGCCCGCATCTCGGGAGTGGCGCACCAGTGCAGCACCATCCCGACCGGAACGGGCTTCGTCATCGCCGAGGACCGGATCCTGACGAACGCGCACGTCGTCGCCGGTGTTGCGGCGCCCGTCGTCGAGCTTCCCGGCCAGCCGGCCCGCGACGGCAGGGTGGTGTACTTCGACCCCGTAGACGACATCGCGGTGATCGCGGCGAACGTCAGTGCGAAGCCGCTCCCGCTCGCAGACGGCATCGGCGCGGGCGAGGGCGGGGCGGTGATCGGCTACCCGTTCGGCGGCCCGCTGCGCAGCGTCCCGGCCGGCGTGATCTCCACCTTCACCGCACCCATCGACGACATCCACGGCACCTCGGCTGCCCCGCGTGGCATCCACGCGCTGCGGTCGGATGTGAATCCCGGCAACTCCGGCGGCCCGCTGCTCACGCAGGACGGCGGCGTCGCCGGCATGGTGTTCGCCAAGGACGACGCCAGGGAGGGCATCGGCTACGCCATGACGAACGCCGAGCTGGCACCCGTGATCTCCGGCCTGGGCGCCGCGCAGGACAGCGTCCCGACGGGCGCCTGCATCCGCTGA